A window from Leptothermofonsia sichuanensis E412 encodes these proteins:
- a CDS encoding phosphatidate cytidylyltransferase — protein sequence MPWSRVISGVVAIALALAMIVLGGWYFTVGFGVIIYLGQLEYFQLARAKGIAPAAKTTLVVSQALLVISNLSPTLADAVFPVAGTFICFYLLFQPKFATIADISASIMGLFYGGYLPSYWVRLRSLGQLEVSNIPLDGYLPQFFDFNSLPIGLTHTLLAFSCIWAADIGAYVVGKFFGRTQLSNISPKKTVEGAVFGVTGSVVVAIAGSWFLGWAGYPVTGAALGLLIGIASLLGDLTESMMKRDAGVKDSGQLIPGHGGILDRADSYVFTAPLVYYFVTLVLPLIPGGR from the coding sequence ATGCCTTGGTCTCGTGTCATTAGTGGAGTAGTTGCGATCGCCCTTGCCCTGGCAATGATTGTGCTGGGGGGATGGTACTTCACAGTTGGATTTGGCGTCATTATTTACCTGGGGCAGTTGGAGTACTTTCAGCTTGCCCGAGCCAAGGGAATTGCCCCTGCCGCAAAAACAACCCTGGTCGTCAGTCAGGCATTGCTGGTAATCTCAAATCTGTCTCCAACGCTGGCAGATGCCGTGTTTCCAGTTGCCGGAACATTTATTTGCTTCTACCTGCTATTTCAACCCAAATTTGCCACCATTGCAGATATTTCTGCCTCCATCATGGGTTTATTTTATGGAGGTTACCTGCCCAGCTACTGGGTCCGCCTGCGATCGCTAGGGCAGCTTGAAGTCAGCAATATTCCCTTAGATGGTTACCTGCCCCAGTTTTTTGACTTCAACAGTCTACCCATCGGACTCACCCACACCCTGCTGGCCTTTAGCTGTATCTGGGCAGCCGACATTGGGGCGTATGTAGTAGGCAAATTTTTTGGGCGAACTCAGCTTTCCAATATCAGCCCCAAAAAAACGGTAGAAGGAGCGGTTTTTGGAGTGACGGGCAGTGTGGTAGTGGCGATCGCTGGCTCCTGGTTTCTGGGCTGGGCAGGTTACCCTGTTACAGGGGCAGCGCTGGGGTTGCTGATTGGCATTGCCAGTCTTTTGGGAGATTTGACCGAATCCATGATGAAACGTGACGCTGGAGTCAAGGACTCCGGGCAACTGATCCCTGGGCACGGGGGCATTCTGGACCGAGCTGATAGTTATGTGTTCACGGCTCCCCTGGTTTATTACTTCGTAACCTTAGTGCTGCCATTGATACCGGGGGGGAGATGA
- the cbiT gene encoding precorrin-6Y C5,15-methyltransferase subunit CbiT: protein MSSSLWSYVTPGIPDDLFERLPGIPMSPREVRLLLISALRLKADSVLWDVGAGTGTIPVEVGLLCPQGRIYAIERDEEVASLIRRNCDRFGVTNVEVIEGSAPECLATLNHPPHRVCIEGGRSIKAILKEVWQHLQPAGRIVATAASLEGLYQVSEGFAELQIRNIEVVQSAVNRLEKRGTNQTFAAIDPIFVLSGEKLD from the coding sequence ATGTCTTCCTCCCTCTGGTCCTATGTCACTCCAGGTATTCCAGACGATCTCTTCGAGCGGTTGCCAGGGATTCCCATGAGTCCGCGTGAAGTGCGGTTGCTGCTGATTTCTGCCCTGCGGCTGAAGGCAGACTCCGTACTGTGGGATGTTGGTGCTGGAACCGGGACGATTCCAGTCGAAGTGGGCTTGCTTTGTCCCCAGGGGCGTATCTATGCCATTGAACGGGATGAAGAAGTGGCCAGCCTGATTCGGCGGAACTGCGATCGCTTTGGGGTCACCAATGTAGAAGTGATTGAAGGGAGCGCTCCCGAATGTCTGGCCACTCTGAACCATCCGCCTCACCGGGTTTGCATAGAGGGTGGACGCTCAATCAAAGCCATTTTGAAAGAAGTATGGCAGCACCTGCAACCTGCCGGACGAATTGTGGCAACGGCTGCCAGCCTGGAGGGGTTATATCAGGTGTCAGAAGGTTTTGCCGAGCTACAGATCCGCAATATTGAAGTGGTTCAATCGGCAGTCAACCGCCTGGAAAAACGGGGAACCAACCAGACATTTGCCGCGATCGACCCTATCTTTGTCCTGAGTGGAGAAAAACTAGACTAG
- a CDS encoding aminotransferase class I/II-fold pyridoxal phosphate-dependent enzyme encodes MILGFSTHKILPDRPQVNRQLLDQTQFPLLASLQACANRRDAPFYTPGHKRGAGTPDGLRTLLGMPALQADLPELPDLDNLFAPQGVIQEAQELAAAAFGAEQTWFLTNGSTGGILAAILATCHPGDKIILPRNVHQSAISGLVLAGAMPVFLQPEYDPQLDIAHSITPEAVTEALSAHPDARAVMMVSPTYYGVCGNVAEIAQRCHQYSIPLLVDEAHGSHFAFHTGLPTPALAAGADLSVQSIHKTLSALTQAAMLHVQGDRIERDRLTRTLALVQSTSPNYLLLASLDAARHQMATQGKELLEQTLSLARQASTEIAQIPGLSLLTPDQAKTPGFAALDPTRLTVTVSGLGIDGFTADKILHNQFGVICELPSLQHLTFIITLGNQATDIHRLVCALKSLPSPFSPSPSFLPPLSSLLPPLSSLLSPLSFPLPPLSPRQAFFSPTETLPIAQATGHISTELICPYPPGIPVLMPGEVVTEAGIAYLQQVLAAGGIISGCSDPDLQTLKVVRM; translated from the coding sequence ATGATTTTGGGGTTTTCAACCCACAAAATCCTGCCTGACAGACCACAAGTGAACCGTCAATTGCTCGATCAGACTCAATTCCCCTTACTGGCATCCCTGCAAGCCTGTGCCAATCGCAGGGATGCTCCCTTTTATACCCCAGGGCATAAACGTGGAGCGGGAACTCCGGATGGGTTGCGGACATTACTGGGGATGCCAGCACTTCAGGCAGACCTGCCAGAGCTACCCGATCTGGACAATCTATTTGCCCCTCAGGGGGTGATTCAGGAAGCTCAGGAACTGGCGGCGGCAGCTTTTGGGGCAGAACAAACCTGGTTTCTGACGAATGGTTCAACGGGTGGCATTCTTGCAGCTATTCTGGCAACCTGCCATCCGGGAGACAAAATCATCCTGCCTCGCAATGTGCATCAATCTGCCATTTCAGGACTGGTGCTGGCGGGAGCAATGCCCGTGTTCCTTCAGCCAGAGTATGACCCCCAACTGGATATTGCCCACAGCATCACACCGGAGGCCGTGACAGAGGCTCTGAGCGCCCATCCTGACGCCAGGGCAGTCATGATGGTGTCCCCCACCTACTATGGGGTCTGCGGGAATGTGGCTGAGATCGCCCAGCGGTGCCACCAATATTCCATTCCCTTACTGGTAGATGAGGCCCACGGTTCCCACTTCGCCTTCCACACTGGCCTGCCCACCCCTGCCCTGGCAGCCGGGGCAGATCTCAGTGTGCAGTCCATTCACAAAACCCTGTCTGCCCTGACTCAGGCTGCCATGCTGCATGTCCAGGGGGATCGCATTGAGCGCGATCGGCTCACCCGGACCCTCGCCCTCGTCCAGTCCACCAGTCCGAATTACCTGCTACTGGCATCGCTGGATGCAGCCCGCCACCAGATGGCAACCCAGGGAAAGGAATTGCTGGAACAGACATTATCGCTGGCACGCCAGGCCAGCACCGAGATTGCCCAGATTCCAGGACTCTCCCTGCTCACCCCCGACCAGGCAAAAACCCCAGGATTCGCCGCCCTTGACCCTACCCGGCTGACCGTCACAGTGTCCGGTCTGGGCATCGACGGTTTTACAGCCGACAAAATCCTGCACAACCAGTTCGGTGTCATCTGTGAACTGCCTTCCCTCCAGCACCTCACCTTCATCATCACTCTTGGCAATCAGGCAACAGACATTCACCGCCTGGTATGCGCCCTCAAATCCCTCCCCTCTCCCTTCTCCCCTTCCCCCTCTTTCCTCCCTCCTCTCTCCTCCCTCCTCCCTCCTCTCTCCTCCCTCCTCTCTCCTCTCTCCTTTCCCCTTCCTCCCCTCTCCCCCCGCCAGGCTTTCTTTTCCCCCACAGAAACTCTCCCCATTGCTCAAGCGACGGGGCATATCAGTACCGAACTCATCTGTCCCTATCCACCGGGAATCCCAGTTCTGATGCCAGGAGAGGTCGTGACTGAAGCAGGAATCGCTTACCTCCAACAAGTTCTCGCGGCTGGAGGCATCATTAGCGGCTGCTCAGATCCTGATCTGCAAACCCTGAAAGTAGTCAGGATGTAG
- a CDS encoding response regulator — protein MRILLIEDDEILIDTLRQALTSQLYVVDTVEDGRSGWDYAQSAEYDLILMDVGLPGLDGISLCQRLRSEGCTTPILLMTAHDATRDRIRGLDAGADDYLIKPLDLAELQARVRALLRRGTVTSSPVLQIGPLRLDPSTIQVSYHNQPLNLTPKEYSLLELFLRHPSRVFSRGQIVQHLWTFDDPPLEESVKAHVKGLRQKLKAVGAVDWIENVYGIGYRLREGVGQQGAGTEYGGQGTDAKQESLPTHNQQPTPSHPALPSSATEQQFNQAMDGLWDQYRGLMAQRLKALQNVAIALQQGELPDGVRQDGAKAAHKLAGVLGMFEKEEGTRLARQIERILTTEVLVPEQETPLLDLVQQMARLLDLGEMEPGLLPETTAGLPPEPVSVVAGSATQPINVLVVDDDPIFLAGMKAILEPWGIHMTGLSEPVHFWEHLRSTAPDLLILDVAMPDVSGIELCQTVRADPVWQGIPILFLTAHTDTRTIQQVFTVGADDFITKPVVGPELLTRITNRLERNGLLQTLSTRDPLTGLANQPQSSRELEGVLQESATSQRPFCLVVLTLVGLRQLNIEYGHETGNQVLQRWGQILQSAFRNQVTGYWGNGEFVIGLPGLKRSETSDRLPDLQSTLRRQVFSAPNGERFQVPFRVRIAEYPTDGTTLHALYRTTSQIA, from the coding sequence GTGAGAATTTTGCTGATAGAAGATGACGAAATTTTGATCGACACTTTGCGGCAGGCTCTGACCAGCCAGCTTTATGTTGTCGATACGGTTGAAGATGGTCGAAGTGGGTGGGACTATGCCCAGAGTGCAGAATACGACCTGATTTTGATGGATGTGGGACTGCCGGGGCTGGATGGCATTTCTCTCTGTCAGCGGTTGCGCTCTGAGGGTTGCACCACTCCCATCCTGCTGATGACTGCCCATGATGCCACCCGCGATCGCATCCGGGGATTGGATGCCGGAGCCGATGACTATCTGATTAAACCCCTCGATCTGGCAGAACTCCAGGCGCGGGTGCGGGCATTGTTGCGCCGGGGAACCGTTACCAGTTCACCTGTACTCCAAATTGGTCCATTGCGGCTTGACCCGTCCACCATCCAGGTCAGCTACCACAACCAGCCCCTGAACCTGACCCCCAAAGAATACTCCCTGCTGGAATTATTTCTGCGCCATCCCTCACGGGTTTTCAGCCGGGGACAGATTGTACAACACCTGTGGACCTTCGATGACCCACCCTTAGAAGAAAGTGTCAAAGCCCACGTCAAAGGACTACGGCAAAAACTTAAGGCAGTAGGTGCTGTTGACTGGATTGAGAATGTCTATGGCATTGGCTATCGTTTGAGGGAGGGCGTTGGGCAGCAGGGGGCGGGGACAGAGTACGGAGGACAGGGTACAGACGCTAAACAGGAATCCCTCCCAACTCACAACCAGCAACCCACGCCTTCCCACCCCGCTCTCCCTTCCTCCGCCACGGAACAACAATTCAACCAGGCAATGGATGGTCTCTGGGACCAGTATCGGGGACTGATGGCGCAACGGTTGAAAGCACTACAGAATGTAGCGATCGCCCTCCAACAGGGGGAATTACCAGACGGGGTACGCCAGGATGGGGCGAAGGCTGCTCATAAGCTGGCAGGGGTATTGGGCATGTTTGAGAAGGAAGAGGGAACCAGGCTGGCACGGCAGATAGAAAGGATTCTGACAACGGAAGTCCTGGTGCCAGAGCAGGAAACCCCTTTGCTGGATCTGGTGCAGCAGATGGCCAGGTTACTGGATCTGGGAGAAATGGAACCGGGACTACTCCCAGAAACAACGGCAGGATTGCCGCCCGAACCAGTTTCAGTTGTGGCTGGCTCAGCCACTCAACCGATTAATGTGCTGGTCGTGGATGATGACCCGATCTTTCTGGCAGGGATGAAAGCAATTCTGGAACCCTGGGGCATCCACATGACGGGATTGAGTGAGCCAGTGCACTTCTGGGAGCATCTGCGATCGACCGCTCCCGATCTGCTGATTCTGGATGTGGCAATGCCAGATGTGAGTGGCATTGAACTCTGCCAGACGGTTCGTGCCGATCCTGTCTGGCAGGGAATTCCCATTTTGTTTCTGACTGCCCACACCGATACCCGGACCATTCAACAGGTGTTTACGGTGGGTGCCGATGACTTCATTACCAAGCCGGTCGTTGGCCCAGAACTGTTGACCCGGATTACGAATCGATTAGAACGCAACGGGCTGCTCCAGACTCTTTCCACCAGAGATCCCCTCACCGGATTGGCCAACCAACCCCAGTCCAGCCGTGAACTGGAAGGGGTCCTGCAAGAGTCTGCCACCAGTCAACGACCTTTCTGTCTGGTCGTTTTAACGCTGGTGGGATTGCGCCAGTTGAATATCGAATATGGACATGAAACAGGGAATCAAGTCTTGCAGCGGTGGGGACAGATCCTGCAATCTGCCTTTCGGAACCAGGTCACTGGCTACTGGGGCAATGGAGAATTTGTCATCGGGTTACCCGGACTCAAGCGATCGGAAACCAGCGATCGCCTGCCTGACCTGCAATCAACCCTTCGCCGCCAGGTGTTTTCTGCCCCAAACGGGGAACGGTTTCAGGTACCCTTTCGGGTGAGAATTGCGGAATACCCCACCGATGGAACCACCCTCCACGCCCTGTATCGCACTACCAGCCAGATTGCCTAG
- a CDS encoding FHA domain-containing protein → MPQGDLEMAISLELIHPSGLISLRNWTFEKESVIRIGRERNNHVVLHSRVVSRFHAMLWGFGNEWKIVNLSCNGTYLDNTPVTHALLTDGAVIRLAPSGPRVRFRILNNRSTRPGIQDLGTMNSPSDGRENGVRESKDSRLKPVIDLGEQTGTFILEPDWEVDKPAPTMSKVFAPEFSRTSRFHR, encoded by the coding sequence TTGCCCCAAGGTGATTTAGAGATGGCAATTTCCTTAGAACTCATTCACCCCTCTGGACTCATTTCACTACGGAATTGGACCTTTGAAAAAGAATCCGTAATCCGCATTGGGCGTGAACGCAATAACCATGTGGTGCTTCATAGCAGGGTCGTTTCCCGTTTCCATGCAATGCTGTGGGGCTTTGGCAATGAATGGAAAATTGTCAACTTAAGCTGTAACGGAACCTATCTGGACAATACTCCCGTTACCCATGCTCTGTTGACCGATGGGGCAGTCATTCGTCTGGCTCCTTCGGGTCCCAGAGTCCGGTTTCGGATTTTGAACAACCGCTCAACTCGTCCTGGGATTCAAGACCTGGGCACCATGAACTCCCCCTCTGATGGGCGCGAAAATGGCGTGCGCGAAAGCAAGGATTCCCGCCTCAAACCAGTGATTGACCTCGGTGAACAAACCGGAACCTTTATTCTGGAACCCGATTGGGAAGTAGACAAGCCAGCCCCTACCATGTCCAAAGTTTTCGCACCAGAATTTTCCAGGACGTCCCGATTCCATCGTTAA
- a CDS encoding acyl-CoA dehydrogenase family protein, protein MIQLLERTEVKDYQAIAAALSRDLAASAIERDLKAGIPEEEVRKFKESGLLLLTIPKQYGGIGAGWLDAGKVIQELSKADGSIGQLYCNHLALVLIGEVVGTAAQSEFFYQTSAQNNLFWGNAINTRDTRLKIEPTGDHFRVNGIKTFGTGTVVADMRVFSAMQDGVDLPIFFVIPKQREGVIYNHDWENMGQRRTASGSFTFNNVIVYQDEIVGPSPVPDSFFLAMPSLIAQLGKTYVYLGIAEGALESAREYILTVARPWMNAGVDRASQDPYILRQYGELWGELQAAIALADRAAETIQAAWDKGFELTAEDRGEAAIAVATAKAIAIKAGTTITNRIFEVMGARATASRYGFDRYWRDLPTFSLHDPVDYKLKSIGQWVLSGEAPTPSQYS, encoded by the coding sequence ATGATTCAACTGTTAGAACGAACCGAGGTCAAGGATTATCAGGCGATCGCCGCTGCCCTTTCCAGAGACTTGGCGGCTTCTGCGATCGAGCGAGATCTAAAAGCTGGAATTCCTGAAGAAGAAGTTCGCAAATTCAAAGAATCCGGGTTGCTGTTACTGACTATCCCGAAACAGTACGGCGGCATCGGTGCGGGCTGGCTAGACGCCGGTAAAGTGATTCAGGAACTGTCAAAAGCGGATGGTTCCATCGGGCAACTTTACTGCAATCACCTGGCGCTGGTGCTGATTGGGGAAGTGGTGGGTACGGCTGCCCAGTCCGAATTCTTTTATCAGACCAGTGCCCAGAATAATTTGTTCTGGGGTAACGCCATTAATACCCGTGACACCCGGCTCAAAATTGAACCCACTGGTGATCACTTCCGCGTCAATGGGATCAAAACCTTTGGCACCGGAACCGTGGTTGCCGATATGCGAGTCTTTTCGGCGATGCAAGATGGAGTAGACCTGCCTATTTTCTTTGTGATTCCCAAACAACGGGAAGGGGTGATTTATAACCACGATTGGGAAAACATGGGACAGCGGCGCACAGCCAGCGGCAGCTTCACATTCAACAATGTGATTGTCTACCAGGATGAAATCGTGGGACCTTCTCCTGTTCCAGACAGCTTTTTCCTGGCAATGCCCAGTTTGATTGCCCAACTTGGCAAAACCTATGTTTATCTGGGGATTGCAGAAGGTGCACTGGAATCTGCCAGAGAATACATTCTTACCGTTGCCCGCCCCTGGATGAATGCTGGCGTCGATCGCGCCTCCCAGGATCCTTACATCCTGCGTCAGTATGGGGAACTGTGGGGAGAACTGCAAGCGGCGATTGCTCTGGCGGACCGGGCTGCCGAAACGATTCAAGCCGCCTGGGATAAGGGGTTTGAGTTGACGGCTGAAGACCGGGGTGAAGCCGCGATCGCGGTTGCGACGGCAAAAGCGATCGCCATCAAAGCAGGGACAACCATTACCAATCGCATCTTTGAAGTGATGGGTGCCCGTGCAACAGCCAGCCGTTATGGGTTTGACCGTTACTGGCGTGATCTGCCCACCTTCTCCCTTCACGATCCAGTGGATTACAAGCTCAAAAGCATTGGACAGTGGGTATTGAGTGGTGAAGCCCCAACACCCAGCCAATATTCCTGA